One stretch of Ficedula albicollis isolate OC2 chromosome 7, FicAlb1.5, whole genome shotgun sequence DNA includes these proteins:
- the S100B gene encoding protein S100-B, with protein MSELEKAMIAIIDAFHQYSGKEGDKHKLKKSELKELINNELSHFLGEIKDQETVDKVMEALDCDGDAECDFQEFVAFIAMVTAACHEFFEHE; from the exons ATGTCTGAGCTGGAGAAGGCCATGATCGCCATCATCGATGCCTTCCACCAGTActctgggaaggagggagacaAGCACAAGCTGAAGAAGTCGGAACTCAAGGAGCTCATCAACAACGAGCTGTCCCATTTCCTCGGT GAAATCAAAGACCAGGAGACTGTGGACAAAGTCATGGAGGCACTGGACTGCGATGGGGATGCAGAGTGCGACTTCCAGGAGTTTGTGGCCTTCATTGCAATGGTCACTGCTGCTTGCCACGAGTTCTTTGAGCATGAGTGA